Proteins co-encoded in one Bacillus sp. FSL H8-0547 genomic window:
- a CDS encoding class I SAM-dependent methyltransferase, with protein sequence MIVTTAGRTNPSMIRLAEGIANDLKAAYISRKKQSVQTLSEEHGDVLVVGKNRLEWHKRGGAEPFFFHPNSAMFRLKRLQKGEHDPLIVAADLKPGDTFLDCTLGLGSDSITASYAVGSKGNVTAAEANPLVAYLVEKGLETWETGVDEFDDCMRRIQVKSGNHLDLLKGLDANSFDVVYFDPMFEEAITESDGIGRLRSLSEYSPITEDTIKEAKRVAANRVVLKDHWKSPSFDELGFRVFKRKSAKFHYGVIETKDL encoded by the coding sequence CCGGAAGGACGAATCCTTCGATGATCCGGCTTGCAGAAGGAATAGCAAATGACCTGAAGGCAGCTTATATCAGCCGGAAGAAACAGTCCGTACAGACGCTGTCAGAAGAGCACGGAGATGTGCTCGTGGTCGGAAAGAACAGGCTGGAATGGCATAAAAGAGGAGGAGCGGAGCCGTTTTTCTTTCATCCCAATTCAGCCATGTTCAGACTCAAGAGGCTTCAAAAAGGAGAGCATGATCCCCTTATTGTAGCAGCTGACCTGAAACCGGGTGACACGTTTTTGGATTGCACGCTTGGTCTTGGCTCTGACAGCATCACAGCAAGCTATGCAGTCGGATCAAAAGGGAACGTAACAGCAGCAGAAGCGAATCCGCTCGTAGCATATCTCGTAGAAAAAGGACTTGAAACGTGGGAAACGGGAGTGGATGAGTTTGATGACTGCATGCGGAGAATACAAGTCAAAAGCGGGAATCATCTTGATCTGCTGAAGGGACTGGATGCAAATTCTTTCGATGTCGTTTACTTCGATCCCATGTTTGAAGAAGCAATCACAGAATCTGATGGGATCGGACGATTGAGGTCGCTGAGCGAGTATTCTCCAATTACGGAAGACACGATAAAGGAAGCCAAACGGGTTGCCGCAAATAGGGTTGTTTTAAAGGATCATTGGAAAAGCCCGTCATTTGACGAGCTCGGCTTTCGTGTTTTTAAAAGAAAATCAGCTAAATTTCATTATGGTGTGATAGAAACAAAAGATCTGTGA
- a CDS encoding YpjP family protein, giving the protein MNKWMRKTLVILFTIATFGMVAPPAALTVEDRSSEDSSVKLNAPPKPVYADETAYWQVPSKEEYISSFLEAAENQSFQKFGDKIGMKIEDEFRQIILPKMEEAIREYAEDYSDEDIRDLVISKKPADGKGEKIFHLYNKETGEDILRFHVRRDHPPKQGYWFNFHYHTHHDSFQKHHELGSIYWNQNMPPNWMTH; this is encoded by the coding sequence ATGAACAAATGGATGCGTAAAACGCTTGTCATCTTATTCACTATTGCAACCTTCGGAATGGTTGCGCCTCCGGCAGCCCTGACAGTTGAGGACCGCTCATCTGAAGATTCTTCCGTTAAATTAAATGCACCGCCAAAACCCGTATATGCTGATGAAACCGCTTACTGGCAGGTTCCGTCCAAAGAAGAGTACATTTCCTCTTTTTTAGAAGCGGCGGAAAACCAGTCTTTTCAGAAATTCGGAGACAAAATCGGAATGAAAATCGAGGATGAATTCAGGCAGATCATTCTTCCGAAAATGGAAGAAGCCATCAGGGAGTATGCTGAAGACTATTCGGATGAGGACATCAGGGATTTAGTGATTTCCAAAAAACCTGCTGATGGAAAAGGCGAAAAAATCTTTCACCTGTATAACAAAGAAACCGGTGAGGACATCTTAAGATTTCACGTTCGCCGCGACCACCCTCCAAAGCAGGGATACTGGTTTAACTTTCATTACCACACGCACCATGATTCTTTTCAGAAGCATCACGAACTTGGAAGCATCTACTGGAATCAGAATATGCCTCCAAACTGGATGACACATTAA
- a CDS encoding thymidylate synthase, whose product MKQYLDLCKHVLSNGTVKEDRTGTGTISTFGYQMRFDLSEGFPLLTTKKLHLKSIIHELIWFLRGDTNVKYLQDNGVRIWNEWADENGELGPVYGRQWRSWEGADGETVDQIAKLIDQIKTNPDSRRLIVSAWNPADVDKMALPPCHCFFQFYVNDGKLSCQLYQRSADVFLGVPFNIASYALLTMMVAHVTDLELGEFVHTFGDVHIYKNHLEQVDLQLTRDVRKLPKMKLNPDVKSIFDFTFEDFTLQDYEPHPHIKGAVSV is encoded by the coding sequence ATGAAGCAATATTTGGATTTATGCAAGCATGTTCTTTCAAATGGAACGGTGAAAGAAGACCGGACAGGCACCGGAACAATCAGTACGTTCGGTTACCAAATGAGATTCGACCTAAGCGAAGGATTCCCTCTTCTGACAACGAAAAAGCTTCACTTAAAATCCATTATTCACGAATTGATCTGGTTTTTGAGGGGAGATACGAACGTAAAGTATCTTCAGGATAACGGAGTGCGCATCTGGAACGAGTGGGCTGATGAAAATGGCGAACTCGGCCCTGTTTACGGACGCCAATGGCGCTCGTGGGAAGGTGCAGACGGGGAAACAGTGGATCAGATTGCAAAGCTGATTGATCAGATTAAAACCAACCCTGATTCAAGACGGCTGATCGTGAGCGCGTGGAACCCGGCAGATGTCGACAAGATGGCACTGCCGCCATGCCACTGTTTTTTTCAGTTTTATGTAAACGACGGAAAGCTATCGTGCCAGCTTTATCAGCGGTCAGCTGATGTCTTCCTCGGCGTACCGTTCAACATTGCCTCATACGCGCTGCTGACGATGATGGTGGCCCATGTGACGGACCTGGAGCTGGGTGAATTTGTTCATACCTTCGGGGATGTTCATATCTACAAAAATCACCTTGAACAGGTCGATCTGCAGCTGACGCGCGATGTCAGAAAGCTGCCGAAAATGAAGCTCAATCCGGACGTGAAATCGATCTTTGATTTTACATTTGAAGATTTCACACTTCAAGACTATGAACCTCATCCGCATATTAAAGGGGCTGTCAGCGTATGA
- a CDS encoding toxin, with amino-acid sequence MKRYLILASLSITAAFAFYSYPSVSIPSGQLLKEHPLILETSAIPAGSPLNEMVYLPEQSIKEQEAEKMLKNLHHIHPAILNAAKEQGVVIKLFEGKLTEEKGLKHLDGLTPKGRSEETGWESVPGMTEDNRVYVKIGMSEYGMGHGSVSLELHEFAHAADLNVFSRVRSNPLYLNIWKKEAGMLFSDQTYFTRFPEEYFAEIFAMYYHSRETRIKLKEMAPLSHQFIANLYKSTVENGTDFRYNYH; translated from the coding sequence ATGAAACGATATCTTATTTTGGCAAGCCTCTCCATTACAGCAGCGTTTGCCTTCTATTCCTATCCATCCGTAAGTATCCCCTCCGGTCAGCTTCTGAAAGAACATCCTCTTATTCTGGAAACATCAGCGATACCTGCAGGCTCCCCGCTGAACGAAATGGTCTATTTGCCGGAACAAAGCATCAAGGAGCAGGAAGCAGAAAAGATGCTGAAAAACCTTCATCATATCCATCCTGCCATTCTCAATGCTGCAAAGGAGCAAGGTGTGGTCATTAAGCTGTTCGAAGGGAAATTGACCGAAGAAAAAGGGCTTAAGCATCTGGATGGATTAACGCCAAAGGGGCGCAGTGAAGAAACAGGCTGGGAAAGTGTTCCGGGCATGACAGAGGATAACAGAGTGTACGTGAAGATCGGCATGAGCGAATACGGTATGGGACATGGATCGGTGTCACTTGAACTGCACGAATTTGCCCATGCTGCAGATCTCAACGTTTTCTCCCGGGTCAGAAGCAATCCGCTTTATTTGAATATATGGAAAAAAGAAGCCGGCATGCTGTTTTCTGACCAAACCTATTTCACAAGGTTTCCGGAAGAATATTTTGCCGAGATCTTTGCGATGTATTATCACAGCAGGGAGACAAGAATAAAGCTGAAAGAAATGGCGCCGCTTTCTCATCAGTTTATCGCAAATCTTTATAAATCAACGGTAGAAAACGGGACAGACTTCCGATACAATTATCACTAG
- a CDS encoding dihydrofolate reductase → MISMIVAMDENHLIGRNNDLPWRIPADLAYFKKVTLGHPVLMGRKTFESIGKPLPGRENIILTRNRQYSQEGTKVIHELGDVLGDQSLNEKNLFIIGGAEIFKECLHLADRLYITKIHDTFEGDTFFPEFKEENYRVISREKGPKDEKNPYDYEFIIYETSKA, encoded by the coding sequence ATGATTTCGATGATTGTCGCAATGGATGAAAATCATCTCATCGGACGCAACAATGATCTGCCGTGGCGAATACCCGCAGACCTCGCCTACTTTAAAAAGGTGACGCTCGGACATCCGGTCCTGATGGGGCGGAAAACCTTTGAATCAATCGGCAAACCTCTTCCGGGAAGAGAAAATATCATTCTGACACGGAATAGACAGTATTCTCAGGAAGGCACAAAGGTCATTCATGAGCTGGGTGATGTGCTAGGTGATCAGTCACTTAATGAGAAGAATCTGTTCATCATCGGCGGAGCAGAAATCTTCAAAGAATGCCTGCACCTTGCAGACAGGCTGTATATAACGAAGATTCATGATACGTTTGAAGGCGATACATTTTTCCCGGAATTTAAAGAAGAAAATTACCGTGTCATCAGCCGTGAAAAAGGGCCAAAAGACGAGAAGAATCCGTATGATTATGAATTTATTATTTATGAAACATCAAAAGCGTAA
- a CDS encoding hemolysin III family protein, whose translation MEYSIKEEIANAITHGIGVLLSIPALVYLIIFAAKYGDAWHVVSFSIFGATMILLYLFSTLLHAIPHRKAKDVFEILDHSAIYLLIAGTYTPFLLVPLRGALGFTLLGIVWGLAIAGIVLKIFFVKRFIILSTLAYILMGWLIIVAIKPLYAYLSPEGFGLLLAGGLLYTIGAVFYVWRKIPYHHAIWHGFVLAGSAAMFFCVLFYVTDVPFI comes from the coding sequence ATGGAATACTCGATTAAAGAAGAAATTGCAAATGCGATCACCCATGGAATCGGTGTGCTTCTAAGCATCCCGGCTCTCGTTTACCTGATTATCTTTGCCGCTAAATACGGAGATGCGTGGCACGTTGTCAGCTTTTCCATTTTTGGGGCAACGATGATCCTGCTTTACTTGTTCTCTACCCTTCTCCATGCCATTCCGCACAGAAAGGCAAAGGATGTCTTTGAAATACTGGATCACTCGGCCATCTATCTGCTGATCGCCGGAACGTATACTCCGTTTCTTCTTGTTCCTCTCCGTGGAGCGCTTGGATTTACGCTGCTCGGCATTGTATGGGGTCTTGCGATTGCAGGCATCGTGCTGAAGATCTTTTTTGTAAAGCGATTTATCATCCTTTCAACACTTGCATACATTCTGATGGGCTGGCTGATCATTGTTGCGATTAAGCCTTTATATGCCTATTTAAGCCCTGAAGGCTTCGGACTGCTGCTGGCAGGAGGTCTGCTCTATACAATCGGCGCTGTCTTCTACGTATGGAGGAAGATCCCCTACCACCATGCAATCTGGCACGGATTTGTTCTTGCAGGCAGTGCCGCTATGTTCTTCTGTGTTTTGTTTTATGTCACAGATGTACCGTTCATTTAA
- a CDS encoding PCYCGC motif-containing (lipo)protein, which yields MKKKIPFFMTAFLSCSLILSGCQESAGNENHEDHSSHSSFKNSGDIREETPSAEVLPAFLDKQPDEIKTLYAAAARHEDLLSYMPCYCGCGESAGHKDNGDCFINERKEDGTIVWDDHGTKCGVCLEIAAKAIIEREKGTSVKEVRQMIDEQYKEGYAEPTDTKLPGV from the coding sequence ATGAAAAAGAAAATCCCATTCTTCATGACCGCTTTTCTGTCATGTTCTCTTATTCTCTCAGGCTGTCAGGAATCTGCCGGCAACGAAAACCACGAAGACCACAGCAGTCATTCATCATTTAAAAACAGCGGAGACATCCGCGAGGAAACGCCTTCAGCGGAAGTTCTCCCTGCATTTCTGGATAAGCAGCCTGACGAAATCAAAACTCTTTATGCAGCGGCAGCCAGACATGAGGATCTGCTGAGTTATATGCCATGCTATTGCGGCTGCGGCGAATCCGCCGGGCACAAAGATAACGGGGACTGCTTTATTAATGAACGGAAAGAAGACGGCACTATTGTCTGGGACGACCACGGCACAAAATGCGGTGTGTGCCTGGAGATTGCCGCCAAAGCCATTATCGAACGCGAAAAAGGCACCTCTGTAAAAGAAGTGCGGCAAATGATTGATGAGCAATATAAGGAAGGGTATGCTGAGCCTACGGATACTAAACTGCCCGGAGTATAA
- a CDS encoding TerC family protein, translated as MSILQAMLDTYALFFDWEMWGKVLTDPVSWGLIGTLVILEGLLSADNALVLAVMVRHLPEEQRKKALFYGLLGAYVFRFIAIGVGVFLIKLWWVKILGAAYLAWLAVKYFLDKRKENAEGDEEHGGINKNGILIRLFGTFWGTVVAVELMDIAFSVDSVLAAFGVSEQPWVLLLGGIFGVLMMRGVAGVFLKLIDKVPELETTAYILIALIAVKMGLAVAHIHIEHSVFFVIILVMFAGTFALNYFRKKSSHSNSTGL; from the coding sequence ATGTCAATTTTGCAAGCAATGCTTGACACGTACGCACTTTTTTTTGATTGGGAAATGTGGGGCAAAGTACTTACAGATCCAGTTTCCTGGGGACTTATTGGAACACTGGTCATTCTCGAAGGTCTATTATCAGCAGATAACGCATTAGTACTAGCAGTTATGGTTAGACATTTGCCTGAAGAACAGCGCAAAAAAGCTTTATTTTACGGTTTGCTTGGAGCATACGTCTTCCGCTTCATCGCCATTGGCGTCGGGGTATTCCTGATCAAACTATGGTGGGTAAAAATATTAGGTGCGGCCTATCTTGCATGGCTTGCAGTTAAATATTTCTTGGATAAACGAAAAGAAAATGCCGAAGGTGATGAAGAGCACGGCGGCATCAACAAAAACGGCATTCTTATCCGTCTTTTCGGTACGTTCTGGGGTACAGTTGTGGCAGTAGAATTAATGGATATTGCGTTTTCTGTAGACAGCGTTCTTGCGGCATTCGGCGTCAGCGAACAACCATGGGTTCTTCTTCTCGGAGGAATTTTTGGCGTACTTATGATGCGAGGAGTTGCTGGCGTATTCCTGAAACTGATTGACAAAGTACCTGAGCTTGAAACAACAGCCTACATTCTTATTGCTCTGATTGCAGTTAAAATGGGTCTGGCTGTAGCACATATTCATATCGAGCACTCTGTATTCTTCGTTATCATCCTTGTGATGTTTGCAGGTACATTCGCTCTAAACTATTTCCGCAAAAAATCAAGCCACAGCAACAGCACTGGCTTATAA
- a CDS encoding sigma 54-interacting transcriptional regulator produces MTLEKLIGEHPLFIEKKSLAKKMAAADLPVMLEGPVGSGKQTFAHAIHLASERSARPFASVNCSTYSEAALYEELFGSDQRSGLIESADGGTVFLHEISGLSLDLQAQLLRVLQTKQTKRTGSSPSVPSDMRIIVSSSQDLKALVENGTLRQDFYYHVNVLRLTLPPLSERKTDIPLLSAFFIKERGHEVRIDKTVSEILLGYSWPGNILELRNTMDYLLTVCDGRSIQLHDLPKDPFLSKETESKKEPKKTKDKPLTMMDKQEYLFILESIRDSNEDGDPASRRTISDSSKQTKNPLTPQQVRHRLDFLERNEYVTKGRGRAGTKITLEGLDFLQSLSQNLETIQKEAAKDGILD; encoded by the coding sequence ATGACACTTGAAAAATTAATCGGCGAACACCCCCTGTTTATTGAAAAAAAATCACTTGCCAAAAAAATGGCTGCGGCTGATCTGCCTGTCATGCTTGAAGGCCCCGTAGGAAGCGGCAAGCAAACATTTGCACACGCAATTCACCTGGCTTCTGAAAGATCTGCCCGCCCTTTCGCTTCTGTTAACTGCAGTACATATTCTGAAGCTGCTCTTTATGAAGAGCTTTTCGGCTCAGATCAAAGGAGCGGTCTGATCGAATCTGCAGATGGAGGAACTGTTTTCCTTCATGAAATCTCAGGTTTAAGCCTGGACCTTCAGGCTCAGCTTCTGAGAGTCCTTCAGACAAAGCAAACAAAAAGAACAGGGTCTTCACCTTCCGTTCCGTCAGACATGCGGATCATTGTTTCTTCTTCTCAGGATTTAAAAGCTCTTGTAGAAAATGGAACTCTTCGTCAGGATTTTTATTATCATGTGAATGTGCTCAGACTGACGCTTCCTCCATTAAGCGAGCGAAAGACGGACATCCCGCTTCTCTCTGCATTTTTTATAAAGGAAAGAGGGCATGAGGTGCGCATTGATAAGACGGTCAGTGAAATTCTTTTGGGTTATTCATGGCCCGGCAATATTCTTGAACTCAGAAACACGATGGACTACTTGCTTACGGTTTGCGACGGCAGATCCATTCAGCTGCATGATCTTCCGAAGGATCCCTTTCTTTCAAAGGAGACGGAAAGCAAAAAAGAACCCAAGAAGACAAAAGATAAGCCCTTAACGATGATGGATAAGCAGGAATACCTGTTTATTCTCGAGTCGATCCGGGATTCAAATGAAGACGGGGACCCTGCCAGCAGGAGAACCATCTCCGACAGCAGCAAACAGACAAAAAACCCGCTTACACCTCAGCAGGTCAGGCACAGACTGGATTTTCTTGAAAGAAATGAGTATGTGACAAAGGGCCGCGGGCGCGCGGGCACTAAAATAACGCTTGAAGGCCTTGATTTTCTTCAGTCACTGAGTCAGAACCTTGAAACGATTCAAAAGGAGGCAGCTAAAGATGGAATACTCGATTAA
- a CDS encoding lysophospholipid acyltransferase family protein, with protein MIRMLVTVLYGIGYLICSLPELSRVKKLDPRLSVEKRDEAAHTLPKNWAASLIRSSGSKVKVEGEHNMPDGPVLIVSNHQSNFDIPVLMSSLKKPAGFLSKTEVKKLPLLPKWMEVMNCIFVDRKNKRQALLSLKEGSEKLKEGHSLIIFPEGTRSKGDDLAEFKTGALRMAAGAGVPIVPVAIDGTYDIMEKQGGWRFKPSQVKVIVCKPVQAEDYTGRDLKTTAEELRQTIAKTLRNPS; from the coding sequence ATGATCAGAATGTTAGTGACGGTTTTGTACGGGATTGGCTATCTAATCTGCAGCCTGCCGGAACTCAGCCGTGTGAAAAAGCTTGACCCGCGCCTTTCCGTCGAAAAAAGAGACGAAGCGGCGCACACACTCCCTAAAAACTGGGCAGCATCGTTAATCAGATCTTCAGGTTCTAAGGTGAAGGTAGAAGGAGAACATAACATGCCCGACGGTCCCGTCCTCATTGTGAGCAACCATCAAAGCAATTTTGATATACCGGTTTTAATGAGTTCGCTTAAAAAACCGGCAGGATTTCTCTCGAAAACAGAGGTGAAAAAACTGCCCCTTCTTCCAAAATGGATGGAAGTCATGAACTGTATTTTTGTTGACCGCAAAAATAAACGCCAGGCTCTGCTGTCTTTGAAAGAAGGAAGCGAAAAACTGAAAGAGGGCCACTCCCTGATTATTTTTCCGGAGGGAACAAGAAGCAAAGGGGACGATCTGGCCGAATTTAAAACAGGTGCTCTCCGAATGGCTGCAGGAGCGGGGGTTCCGATTGTGCCGGTTGCGATTGACGGAACGTATGACATTATGGAAAAACAGGGCGGATGGAGATTTAAGCCGTCCCAAGTCAAAGTCATTGTCTGCAAGCCGGTTCAGGCCGAGGACTATACAGGCCGTGACTTAAAAACAACGGCTGAAGAACTAAGGCAGACCATTGCAAAAACACTCAGGAATCCCTCCTGA
- a CDS encoding DegV family protein: MTKVKIVTDSTGDLSQDILEKYEINVVPLTIVIDGKSYLDRVDIQPAEFIEKMKKADELPKSSQPPAGKFVEMYDKLASDGSSIISIHMTGGMSGTVRSAESAAGMTDADVTVVDSMFISRALSFQVIEAAKMAQNGASKEEILERLEEIRRNTSLFVTVDTLENLVKGGRIGRGKAMIGSLLNIKPIASLADGVYTPVTKVRSHSQIVKYLAKQFAEDVKNKTVKAVGIVHADSLTLATNLKNALHEMNADYPIDVHYTTPVISTHTGPGAIGFMYYAE; encoded by the coding sequence TTGACAAAAGTGAAAATTGTGACTGATTCAACCGGAGATTTGAGTCAGGACATTCTTGAGAAATATGAGATTAACGTTGTTCCGCTGACGATTGTGATAGATGGAAAATCGTACCTTGACCGTGTAGATATTCAGCCTGCTGAATTTATTGAAAAGATGAAAAAAGCGGACGAGCTCCCAAAAAGCTCGCAGCCGCCTGCAGGGAAGTTTGTGGAGATGTACGACAAGCTTGCATCTGACGGAAGCAGCATCATCTCTATTCACATGACAGGCGGTATGAGCGGGACTGTCCGTTCTGCAGAGAGTGCAGCCGGAATGACGGATGCAGATGTGACCGTTGTTGATTCTATGTTCATTTCAAGAGCGCTAAGCTTCCAGGTCATTGAAGCTGCTAAGATGGCACAGAACGGGGCTTCTAAAGAAGAAATTCTTGAGCGGTTGGAGGAAATCCGCCGCAACACAAGCCTATTTGTAACGGTTGACACGCTTGAGAACCTTGTAAAAGGAGGCCGTATCGGCAGAGGAAAAGCCATGATTGGATCCCTGCTGAACATCAAGCCGATTGCCTCTCTGGCAGATGGTGTATACACACCGGTTACAAAAGTGCGAAGCCATTCACAAATTGTTAAGTATCTTGCAAAACAATTTGCAGAGGATGTAAAAAACAAAACGGTTAAAGCTGTCGGAATCGTGCACGCGGATTCTCTGACACTTGCGACCAATTTAAAAAATGCCCTGCATGAAATGAACGCAGACTATCCAATTGATGTCCATTACACAACGCCGGTTATCTCAACTCACACCGGTCCAGGAGCTATTGGTTTTATGTACTATGCTGAATAG
- a CDS encoding phosphatidylglycerophosphatase A produces the protein MGKYTIDEMVKTTKEMLYDRGVALTDIAEIVMTLQKKYIPDITLEDCVENVERVLNKREIVHAVLTGLALDQLAEQNLLPQPLQHLVETDEPLYGIDEIIPLSIVNVYGSIGLTNFGYLDKEKFGIIKALDEHGGNRVNTFLDDLVAALAAAAASRMAHRARDIADGRDAKATV, from the coding sequence GTGGGCAAATACACGATTGATGAAATGGTGAAAACAACAAAAGAAATGCTGTATGACAGGGGCGTGGCGCTGACGGATATCGCAGAGATCGTCATGACGCTGCAGAAGAAATATATCCCTGATATTACACTTGAAGATTGTGTTGAAAACGTAGAGAGAGTTCTGAACAAGAGGGAAATTGTCCATGCCGTCCTCACGGGGCTGGCGCTGGATCAGCTGGCGGAGCAGAATCTGCTGCCGCAGCCGCTTCAGCATCTTGTTGAAACGGACGAACCGCTCTACGGCATCGATGAAATCATTCCGCTTTCCATCGTGAATGTGTACGGCTCCATAGGCTTGACCAATTTCGGATATCTGGACAAAGAAAAGTTCGGCATTATTAAAGCGCTTGATGAACATGGCGGAAACCGCGTCAATACCTTTCTCGATGATCTTGTGGCCGCACTTGCCGCAGCCGCAGCAAGCCGGATGGCTCATAGAGCACGGGACATAGCGGACGGCCGCGATGCAAAAGCCACAGTATAA
- the ilvA gene encoding threonine ammonia-lyase IlvA has product MKQMMNLEPALHVADILKAHHLLKDVIVHTPLQKDERLSEKYECSVYLKREDLQIVRSFKLRGAYNKIKQLSEQETANGIVCASAGNHAQGVAYSCKQLNIHGKIFMPSTTPRQKVSQVELFGRGHIEIILTGDTFDDSYKKARECSEAEGRSFIHPFDDLDVIAGQGTIALEILNDADAEMDYVFASIGGGGLISGVGSYFKQVSPGTKIIGVEPEGAPSYAESISAGKVVELDKIDKFVDGAAVKRVGDSNFSICRSVVDDTVLVPEGKVCTTILSLYNENAIVAEPAGALPIAALDFCRDQIKGKNIVCIVSGGNNDIGRMQEMKERSLMYEGLQHYFIVNFPQRAGALREFLDEVLGPDDDISRFEYTKKNNRDSGPAFVGIELKKREDYSGLIERMNRKGFPYTEVKKDSSLFHLFI; this is encoded by the coding sequence ATGAAACAAATGATGAATCTTGAACCCGCACTTCATGTGGCTGACATCCTAAAGGCGCACCATTTGTTAAAGGATGTAATCGTCCACACGCCTCTCCAAAAAGACGAGCGTCTTTCTGAAAAATATGAGTGCAGCGTTTATTTGAAAAGAGAAGACCTTCAGATTGTCCGATCATTTAAATTAAGAGGGGCATACAACAAGATCAAGCAGCTCTCAGAACAGGAAACGGCTAACGGTATTGTTTGTGCAAGCGCCGGGAATCATGCACAGGGCGTTGCCTATTCCTGCAAACAGCTGAACATTCACGGCAAAATCTTTATGCCGTCAACCACGCCGAGGCAGAAGGTTTCACAGGTGGAGCTTTTTGGCCGCGGGCACATTGAAATCATTCTCACAGGCGACACGTTTGATGATTCTTACAAAAAAGCGAGAGAGTGCAGCGAGGCCGAAGGAAGATCCTTCATCCATCCGTTTGACGATCTCGACGTGATAGCAGGACAGGGTACGATTGCCCTTGAAATTTTGAATGACGCAGATGCTGAGATGGACTACGTGTTTGCGAGCATCGGGGGCGGCGGCCTGATCTCAGGCGTCGGCAGTTATTTTAAGCAGGTTTCCCCAGGCACGAAGATCATCGGCGTTGAGCCGGAGGGAGCTCCGTCATATGCGGAATCCATTTCAGCCGGCAAAGTGGTTGAGCTTGATAAAATTGATAAATTTGTAGACGGAGCTGCAGTAAAAAGAGTAGGAGACAGCAATTTTTCCATCTGCAGGTCCGTTGTGGATGACACGGTTCTTGTTCCGGAAGGCAAAGTGTGCACGACCATTCTCAGCCTCTACAATGAAAATGCGATCGTAGCGGAGCCTGCCGGTGCCCTGCCGATTGCCGCCCTGGACTTCTGCCGTGACCAGATTAAAGGAAAAAACATTGTCTGCATCGTAAGCGGAGGGAACAACGACATTGGACGGATGCAGGAAATGAAAGAGCGGTCGCTTATGTACGAAGGCCTGCAGCATTATTTTATTGTCAACTTCCCGCAGCGTGCAGGCGCACTCAGAGAATTTCTGGATGAAGTCCTCGGCCCGGATGATGACATTTCAAGATTTGAATATACAAAGAAAAACAACCGTGACAGCGGCCCTGCATTTGTAGGGATTGAACTGAAAAAAAGGGAAGATTACAGCGGCCTTATCGAAAGAATGAACCGCAAAGGATTCCCGTACACAGAAGTGAAAAAAGACAGCAGCCTGTTCCATCTTTTCATCTGA
- a CDS encoding YuzL family protein, with the protein MSKHKSDPSKSQLGSTETEGQGTTASEAGRKQSSASKKQKR; encoded by the coding sequence ATGTCAAAACATAAAAGCGATCCATCTAAATCACAGCTTGGTTCAACTGAAACTGAAGGACAGGGAACAACGGCTTCAGAAGCAGGAAGAAAACAATCTTCTGCATCCAAAAAGCAAAAGCGTTAA
- a CDS encoding DUF2535 family protein codes for MLFKSLEFKLLNGHKVKITDIPVLEEDNQYRFLVQSRLQSFLTKITAKPKPNAVYSFKDYLKRTVKWTDYEAIYQPVTLKHNA; via the coding sequence TTGTTATTCAAAAGCCTAGAGTTCAAGCTGTTAAATGGACATAAGGTAAAGATCACAGATATTCCAGTATTGGAGGAAGATAATCAATACCGATTTCTCGTTCAAAGCCGTCTGCAGTCCTTCCTGACAAAGATTACTGCAAAACCGAAACCAAACGCTGTTTACTCATTTAAAGACTACTTAAAAAGAACCGTCAAATGGACCGATTATGAAGCCATCTATCAGCCAGTCACATTAAAGCATAATGCATAG